The Virgibacillus dokdonensis genome includes a window with the following:
- a CDS encoding DNA-directed RNA polymerase subunit beta, whose protein sequence is MSMQKNPTFKGKYNSFMKAWKQLWQNKQQETEAHDEPSRHNHDKENGKQTPNKKNVRIRVRIFPIWLRIIVTLLFCMIALVVGLMVGYGVIGDGSPLDVLKIETWQHIIDIVTKSK, encoded by the coding sequence ATGTCCATGCAAAAGAATCCAACTTTCAAAGGCAAATATAATTCGTTTATGAAAGCATGGAAACAACTTTGGCAAAACAAACAACAAGAAACGGAAGCTCATGATGAGCCAAGCCGCCATAATCACGACAAGGAGAATGGTAAGCAAACACCGAATAAAAAGAATGTTCGGATTAGGGTGCGTATTTTTCCAATTTGGTTACGTATCATCGTTACTTTATTATTTTGTATGATTGCCTTGGTTGTTGGATTAATGGTCGGCTATGGAGTCATTGGTGATGGATCACCACTAGATGTGTTAAAAATAGAAACGTGGCAGCATATTATTGATATTGTTACAAAATCAAAGTAG
- a CDS encoding flagellar hook-basal body protein, with protein sequence MSRTMIQAAVTMNQLQNKMDVIGNNMANSQTTGYKSRQANFSSLLFQQMDNLTDPANAEGRMTPDGLRIGSGAKLGSINADFQVGSLRKTDRSLDTALLAPNHFFQVEATENGVTETRYTRDGAFYLTPINGNQEVMLVDKNGNAILGADGPIITATGFDAIAVQPNGQIVVKRGDDSEVVGTLAIVEALRPHLLEAAGENAFRLSEEANAQVAFADAIQPAAGGKMLESGKLEASNVNMSKEMSDLIMTQRAYQFNARTISMGDQMSGLINQLR encoded by the coding sequence ATGTCAAGAACGATGATTCAGGCTGCGGTAACGATGAATCAACTGCAAAATAAAATGGATGTTATTGGTAATAACATGGCTAATAGTCAAACAACTGGTTATAAAAGTAGACAGGCAAACTTTTCTTCGCTACTTTTTCAACAGATGGATAACCTTACAGATCCTGCAAATGCAGAAGGAAGAATGACTCCTGATGGTTTACGAATTGGTTCTGGAGCAAAATTGGGTTCCATTAACGCAGATTTCCAAGTTGGTTCTTTGCGTAAGACAGATCGCAGTTTAGACACGGCATTGTTAGCACCAAACCATTTCTTTCAAGTAGAAGCAACAGAAAATGGAGTAACAGAAACACGTTATACAAGGGATGGCGCATTTTATCTAACTCCGATAAACGGAAATCAAGAAGTGATGCTTGTGGATAAAAACGGAAATGCTATTCTGGGTGCTGATGGCCCGATTATTACAGCTACTGGATTTGACGCCATTGCTGTACAGCCAAATGGACAGATCGTAGTGAAGCGTGGCGATGACAGTGAAGTTGTAGGAACACTTGCTATTGTTGAAGCTTTGCGACCCCATTTACTTGAAGCTGCAGGGGAAAATGCATTTCGTTTATCTGAGGAAGCAAATGCTCAAGTAGCATTTGCTGATGCTATTCAACCAGCAGCTGGGGGTAAAATGCTTGAAAGTGGAAAATTAGAAGCTTCTAACGTAAACATGTCCAAGGAAATGTCTGATTTAATTATGACACAGCGAGCTTATCAATTTAATGCTAGGACGATTTCTATGGGCGATCAAATGTCTGGGTTGATTAATCAGCTACGTTAA
- a CDS encoding flagellar hook-basal body protein — protein MLRGFYTAANGMITQQRQQEAFANNISNTNTPGYKADQTTLRAFPEMLLHQMSGKKLPVQNKPNVPFQQPIGSLNTGVYVQEMIPNFEQGDVQETGLSTDFALTQRDLPDESGALFFTVQNESGDVRYTRNGNFTVDGAGFLVTNEGYYVLDENGEPIETNDMDFTVTSDGLLQTADGATALGIAYSTDVNTMVKEGNNVYAGDVEAVPAEAIYSVKQGFLERSNVDALQAMTQMMESYRLFETNQRVLKAYDQSMEKAVSEIGRLV, from the coding sequence GTGTTAAGAGGCTTTTATACAGCTGCTAATGGCATGATCACACAACAACGACAGCAAGAAGCTTTTGCGAATAATATTTCCAATACGAATACTCCAGGCTATAAAGCAGATCAAACGACGTTGCGTGCTTTTCCTGAAATGCTATTACATCAAATGTCAGGAAAAAAGCTTCCAGTACAAAATAAACCAAATGTACCATTTCAGCAACCAATAGGTTCGCTAAATACGGGAGTATATGTTCAAGAAATGATCCCAAATTTCGAACAAGGAGATGTCCAAGAGACGGGGCTTTCTACTGATTTTGCATTAACCCAAAGAGATTTACCTGATGAATCCGGGGCGCTCTTTTTTACCGTGCAAAATGAGTCTGGAGATGTACGCTATACTAGAAATGGGAACTTTACCGTAGATGGCGCCGGGTTTTTAGTTACTAACGAAGGATACTATGTGTTAGACGAGAATGGGGAGCCTATTGAAACAAATGATATGGACTTTACAGTAACCTCTGATGGTTTATTACAAACTGCTGATGGCGCAACGGCTTTAGGAATTGCTTATAGTACAGATGTAAACACAATGGTTAAGGAAGGGAATAATGTGTACGCAGGAGATGTGGAAGCAGTTCCCGCAGAAGCCATTTATTCCGTGAAACAAGGCTTTCTGGAAAGATCGAATGTGGATGCTTTACAGGCAATGACACAAATGATGGAATCTTACCGTTTATTTGAAACGAACCAGCGTGTACTAAAAGCGTACGATCAAAGTATGGAAAAAGCAGTTAGTGAAATCGGACGTTTAGTGTAG
- a CDS encoding rod shape-determining protein, giving the protein MFSRDIGIDLGTANVLIHLKGKGIVLNEPSVVAMDRNTGKVLEVGEAARKMVGRTPGNIEAIRPLKDGVIADFDVTEAMLKHFINKINVKGFLAKPRILICCPTNITKVEQKAIKEAAEKSGGKKIYLEEEPKVAAIGAGMEIFQPSGNMVVDIGGGTTDVAVLSMGDIVTSESIKMAGDNFDSEILQYIKKQYKLLIGERTAEEIKINVATVFQGSRNEEMEIRGRDMVSGLPRTITVNSKEIEEALRESVYLIVQAAKSVLERTPPELSADIIDRGVILTGGGALIHGIDELLAEELKVPVFIAEEPMNCVAKGTGMMLENIDKVDRKKVI; this is encoded by the coding sequence ATGTTTTCAAGGGATATAGGAATTGATCTTGGAACAGCAAACGTCTTAATTCATCTCAAAGGAAAAGGGATTGTTTTGAATGAGCCGTCTGTTGTTGCCATGGATCGAAATACAGGAAAAGTTTTGGAAGTTGGCGAGGCAGCAAGGAAAATGGTTGGTCGAACACCAGGTAATATTGAGGCAATTCGTCCATTGAAGGATGGAGTAATTGCTGATTTTGATGTTACTGAAGCAATGTTAAAGCATTTCATCAATAAGATTAATGTCAAAGGATTTTTAGCGAAACCAAGGATTTTAATATGCTGTCCTACCAATATTACAAAAGTGGAACAAAAAGCGATTAAAGAGGCAGCAGAAAAATCAGGTGGTAAAAAAATTTATTTAGAAGAAGAACCAAAAGTAGCTGCAATCGGTGCAGGTATGGAGATATTTCAACCGAGTGGGAATATGGTCGTTGATATTGGTGGCGGTACGACGGATGTAGCTGTTCTTTCAATGGGAGATATTGTTACATCTGAGTCCATTAAAATGGCTGGTGATAATTTTGATAGCGAAATTCTTCAATACATAAAGAAACAGTATAAATTGCTGATCGGTGAGCGAACGGCGGAAGAAATTAAAATTAACGTAGCTACTGTTTTCCAAGGTTCGCGTAATGAAGAAATGGAAATTAGAGGACGTGACATGGTCTCTGGTTTGCCGCGAACCATTACAGTGAACTCCAAAGAAATTGAAGAAGCATTGCGTGAATCTGTTTATCTCATTGTACAAGCTGCAAAATCTGTCTTAGAACGTACACCTCCAGAACTTTCTGCCGATATTATAGATAGAGGAGTTATTTTAACAGGTGGCGGGGCCTTGATTCATGGTATTGATGAGTTGTTGGCTGAGGAATTAAAGGTGCCTGTTTTTATTGCTGAAGAGCCAATGAATTGTGTCGCTAAAGGTACTGGTATGATGTTAGAAAACATTGACAAAGTCGACCGTAAAAAAGTGATATAA
- the spoIIID gene encoding sporulation transcriptional regulator SpoIIID: MHDYIKERTIKIGNYVVETKKTVRVIAKEFGVSKSTVHKDLTERLPEINPELAKHVKKILEHHKAIRHLRGGEATKKKYMVDADSTTKKEVKPVG, from the coding sequence GTGCACGATTACATCAAAGAACGAACGATCAAGATAGGGAATTATGTGGTGGAAACAAAAAAAACAGTTCGCGTTATAGCAAAGGAGTTCGGTGTTTCTAAAAGTACAGTCCATAAAGATCTAACGGAAAGATTACCCGAGATTAATCCAGAATTAGCAAAGCACGTTAAAAAAATTTTAGAACATCATAAAGCAATTAGACATTTGCGAGGTGGGGAAGCAACGAAAAAGAAATATATGGTAGATGCAGATTCAACCACTAAAAAAGAAGTAAAACCTGTAGGATAA
- a CDS encoding M23 family metallopeptidase, with translation MKEENKGASKNKWSRIFRKKWFFPAVYLTIAAVLLSVVVWYQNVDNQVPDAQEGTDEFIPSEHGERAEPVLEQQEMIQMPVTNPEEAEIVTKFYDYNADQEEQEQALVLYNNKYYESDGVNIASASGESFEVVAALSGEVTEVKEDPLLGNVVVLTHEDDVQTYYASLEEVDVKAGSEVKQGDSLGKAGKSVFGKDSGTHVYFELRKQDQEVNPEAYFNQPVSSLNSAVEEETKDVDAQDEADQQGTEDAEEEQETETPSDDSETTDEESDETSEEADNVDKTEEMDPELNN, from the coding sequence ATGAAAGAGGAAAACAAAGGGGCTTCAAAAAACAAGTGGAGTCGAATTTTTCGTAAAAAATGGTTCTTCCCAGCTGTCTATTTAACTATTGCCGCTGTATTATTATCTGTTGTCGTTTGGTATCAAAATGTGGACAATCAAGTGCCTGATGCCCAAGAAGGAACAGATGAATTCATTCCATCTGAGCATGGAGAAAGAGCTGAACCTGTGTTGGAGCAACAGGAAATGATCCAAATGCCTGTGACAAACCCAGAAGAAGCAGAAATCGTAACTAAATTTTATGATTACAATGCAGATCAAGAAGAGCAAGAGCAGGCCTTGGTTCTGTACAACAATAAGTACTATGAGAGTGATGGTGTAAATATTGCTTCTGCAAGTGGTGAATCATTTGAGGTTGTAGCAGCTTTAAGTGGTGAAGTTACAGAAGTAAAAGAAGATCCGCTATTAGGAAATGTTGTTGTACTTACCCATGAAGATGATGTCCAAACCTATTATGCTAGTCTTGAAGAAGTAGATGTAAAGGCAGGCTCTGAAGTGAAGCAAGGTGACTCATTAGGTAAAGCAGGTAAGAGCGTATTTGGCAAAGACAGCGGAACGCATGTTTACTTTGAGCTACGTAAACAGGATCAAGAAGTTAACCCAGAAGCATACTTCAATCAACCGGTAAGTAGCTTGAACAGTGCAGTCGAGGAAGAAACGAAAGATGTGGATGCTCAAGATGAAGCAGATCAACAAGGAACGGAAGATGCAGAAGAAGAACAAGAAACCGAAACCCCTTCTGATGACAGCGAAACTACAGATGAAGAATCAGATGAAACTTCAGAAGAAGCAGATAATGTGGATAAAACGGAAGAAATGGACCCTGAGTTGAATAATTAA